TCGAATATAactaaaaatttgaatatttttattaaaccatattatacaaaattgatATTACGTGAATATAATAAGTTacgatgaaattttacatgaaattatatgattaaatttaaaagataacTACGACTAGAGGAAACAGTTGATTAAATATGAGAGAGATAACATGTTTCAACTCACTGAGGAATCTGCCTCAGATCGCCCTGCTTTCTGTTTATGCTATTGCTGCTTGTGAACCAAATCTCAAGGAGTTTCTCCACTCCTTCGAAAAATTGCACACTGTCGGTGCTGTCGTCTTTAGTGGCTGCCATCCTTTGAAGgcacaaaattttattcacaACTACGATATATgtgaaaacaaacaaaaatttccTTCTTGAGTTTGTGTTTCGCTCCAAATGTACGATAAACGATCAGTCTCACGGAACTTTGCTTTACTACTGAGAACAAGTGATCAAGTAATCATATTGGCGGTGGTTTCTATCTCTCTCACTCTTGTTCGCGTGCGCAATATGGTAGTTCCCATCTTTTTCCTACTCCTTTGTACGATGCTCTTTTTTACCTACATCTCTATTGGATGCGTATATCCATCGTTCTGCCAATCACAAACTACCTTTTGGCGCATGCGCATCAAccgattatatttaaaatatatctctattcgttcttctattttcaacacataaaatttgaattcattacatattatatatatatatataatatatatttttattttaatataaatataatatatattttttttacttatataAACACTGCAATaagtatttcgatacttaatgCAGTCCAACCaaaacattaatatttttattaaactttcAACATTATGATAGAAGAACGTTTTTCTACTGTTAATTCTTTATCTCTTGCCATAACTGGGATtcaatattctatattatgtatattatacattattatatctatattatgtatatttcatattatatattctgcTAAATTGAAACTGAAAAAGGCATACATATACCTGCATCAATCAAGTGTTGTATCTATCATTAATaactacaaaatttatataaacttttaGAATGTGATTAGAGGCACATATTTCAATCGCTTTAGAGTCTCAAGATTGAATAGATACATTTAAAGTCacttaaattaaatgtttccTTAGAAGCAATTTTCATCCACCTTCAATTATtggtttttaatttatgttaattaatacTAACTATTATTTTTACCAATATCTATTAACTATACTTCAGATGAAATCACAGATgataattagattaaagagCTTTATTTGaagtgtattttatatatttgcaataattttgaaatgtcCAAATACTTATGTatgatagtatatatataaaattgcaagtatttcacaaaaaataaaatatattaataatttctaattctattaattttaacaattatatagTCCGATAActgttttttatataaattccacttgattgtaaaatgtaataaaaattcattttacactgtacatatttcattatcaatatatacttttatttatccgacttatttatttgtttattcaaTTAACCAACAACAATAATAGGCAAAAggaggaaatataaaattattatattacatacattttaaaaagaaatttgaatgATTCTGTTTGAAAGATTTTTTTacaatgtaattttttctgatttattttattgtttgcttatttgtttttatttgtcTTATCTTCTGTTTTTTGGTTATTTTCTTAGGAATAAATTTTCGATTCCTTTTATCACCTGTTTTAACTAAAACATCTTCAGTCATTGGTTCAATAATCCTCCCCATACTTGTTTTAACAGAGGGATCAATTAGTTTTCTGTGAGAATTTTCAGACACAAAATTTCTTCCAATTGGCATTCTAATGCTAGCCTCATAATCACTAACGCTTGAAAATGGATATGGTAATTCATTAACCTGATGTTCCTTTATTTTAGGATTATCTTCTTCAAATATTATCACATCAcctttattttcatcttttcgaGGTAAATCTTTAGGTacctttaaaataaaacgtctCTTTTTACGtcctgaaattttaatattttttccaccCCAACTACCCCATCCAGGTAAAGTTAAATCGATATCCTGAGGTTGAGACTTTTTCACCTGTACATAgatttgatattataatttatgaaagatTCTGGATAAAATTGATACCGTAtcataatatcaattttttaacttacctcttcttctttttctctcctaAACTCTTCTATGACATCATCATCTGCAAATGCTTCACTTACTACATtacgtttttcttcttcatcttcacTGTCATCTAAAACATCATTACCTCCGGTAATATCATTTGGGATATCTGTATGCAGATGCTTAGGTTTCacgtttatgtatttatttggATCTATTTCTACTTTAGAAGAAGTATttgatttatatatagataaagTGTTATCATGccgtatttttttaattttttctaattcgGTATCCGCTTCtgcattatttttatcaacacTTTCATCTAAACCTAAATCTAAAATaggtttttgttttttctcttGCATTTCAAGGCCATCGAAATTATCTTCTCCAAATTCAATGTTTCtagattttcttttcttcttaacTTTTACTTTGTCATAATTCTGAGTAACACGTTCAAGTTTCAATTTAATCTGATCTTGAATCTTTTCTTCCatgaaatcaaatattttagttattttttcACTATTTGTTATATTAGATGTCAAAGAATTAATGACGCTTTCTACATTAGTATTTTCTATAGATTCCACTATCCAACTAGATGTggctataacgttatttgaatttattttgtgtaatttaatttttctattagatTTTTTATTGCTATCTAATGTGCTCTTTTGTGTAATTTTGTTATGTGAattattctttgtattttcaacattaaattctgttattgttaaattttcattgtgaCTGTCAATTTCAAGTGATTGcttattattactattgttATCTGAAAAAGAGatattcattaataaaatttgtagctGCTTCTTAATAGATTTACATCTGCAAACATACCTTTCAAACTAGTATCTACTAATGAAATCGTCTGCTCACTAAAATTTCCAACTTCTTGTATCTTTTCATTGTTTTGAGTTTCAGGAAAGTCTATATCAACGTCAGTATCTTTGTCTGTGtaatagattttaataataaaaaatacagatTTTTGATAATTCTATCACttatattattgataataCTATCACTTTTGTAAACATACCATTTAAAATACCATCAGGTTGTGTATCCTTTAATGAATTATccatttgtttattttctaatttattttctaacttCTTATTTTGATCATCCCAATATTTACGATAACTTTTAACAAATTCATTGATTTCTAATTCGGTTTTAATATTCCCTACCCAAGgattttctttatcattaaCTAAAAGCTTTTGTACAGATGTATCATCACCTGCATCTTCTTCTTCACTATCATTTGATTTTCGTAATTTCTGAGTTAATTCTCGACCAACTGATAATTGTTGTGCAAGTTCTTGTCGAGCCTAATAACATTAAGAGTAAGttattaatactatattatattaaagacaaaatacatttatatatatatataaaagataatattcaCAAAAACATATAGTTTATCctcaataattttaataaatatttctaattatattattatttaataaacaataaaagataattatatCAACATTATGTTAAATCATAATGATTAATCAATTATATTAACTAATTAACTGTTTTACAGTATATGCTATACTTACTTCTTTATCATATTTTGCCATAATTTGCTTAGATTTAGCCCACTTCCCTGTATTTTTATGCCTTAGTGTCATTCGCTCTTCTGCTCTAGTTCTATCTAGCTGTTCAAGTTTTTCCAATGCAGCTTCTGGATTAGTTTTCTGTAATTCTTCAAACTCTttcaattgtaattttattttttcttttctttgaatacgatgaaattttttacttttaattttattttggcgATGAGCCTTTGCTTCTCTATAAgactaaaaaaaaagaaagaagaattaaatatatgtactaCACATAAACAGTAGCTAAACTATTTTAACATAAGCACTTTAGTACTCTAGTACAAACCTGTTGTGCTCTGATTCTGGcagcttcttttcttttcataatAACTTCTTTCAATGTTAAAGAAAATTCATCATGCTTTTGTTCAAGGTTCTCTTTCTGTGGTTCTAGTGCAGCAAGTTCTTTCTCTAAATCTGACTGAAGTCTAAatcttttaacaaatttcgtaGATGGCTCAAATTGCATTGATGactgatttaaaggaaaatgaaGCGATTCTGCTGTCCTGTTCCTTGTTATTACAGcgttccatttttttaattcttgttttgtatttttaaaaccaACTATTCTctttatctaaaatataattaacaataactatatttaaacagttatatacatattatttatgattatttgacataataaagtaattcttACCCTGTCTGCTGCTGGTTTCTCCAAAGGTTTTGGTAAAACTTgaacttttttctttatagcTTGTAAATTTCTGATAATTTCATGATGATGACCTTTTTTCCCTAAAGCTTTAGCTAAATCGTATACATGAACTGCATCTTGATCAAATACTCCACTTTTTACTAAATGAAATTCTGATACTTCTAATGTAGGTTCACTTCGCTCTGCcttttttattctataaaaaatttaaggacatatttcagaaatgtattaaatgttgtctcattttatattgtattatatttacattaatataaaatacttatttttttataccttcatatatctttttccatcaaaaataatagaaattatgtattataattattatatattaacttTATTCATAAATGTATACCTTTGGCCTTTATCAAGCTGTGATACAGCTTCAAGAAGTTTATTATGAGACTTTGATACATCTTTATCCGTATCATCTAAATCTTCCAAATAATTTGTCGACAAATCCATATTTAACCACACCGCGTGCTTTACTCTTTACGAAGCATCATATGTGTAGATTGTGTGTTCATAAAAGAAACAgagactatatatatatatatagatagaagtaaaacattatttctttatattactatgtgcTGTTACAATGGTAAACCAATGATATATTAATACTCTAGCTAGCATACCAACCAGAGGAAACTTTAAAACTTGCAATCAATTCCCTAGTATAATTATGCTGATCCACGAGCGTGTGCTGACCATCTATTAAGTACGTATCTTTTCATATGTTTAGGTTGACATAAGCAATTGGAAAATGTTATAACTTCTAAAGCCTCTTTCATTAAAAGTAGAGaaataacgttttacgctatattttgattaatatccgataaaatatattgcgaaatatgaaatttattctattgaaaatataaaatgaatttacttataatatcAACTGTAAGTTGCcttttagaatatattttcccatctttaataaaatatgtaagtaTCTGGACATTGTTTACATATTACATCTGTTAATTACATTTGTAGTAAATTGTTATTCGTTTGCAGATTACGTCTCGTTTATATGCAGTAAACAAAcatgatatagaattacgaaatGATTTGATTAATTTGAAGCAAGAAATGATTGGGATATCTATGATAGATGAATTTTCGAAGTATGCAAAACTTCAgcgtaaatataataaattagaaagtacattaaaagaaaaaggtaaaataatgatacaactaatacaattattaagaaataaattagatatatattttataatttttttatgcaataatttaagttaacaattaaaaatctttaatttataattatttgaatacaaaaaaaaataaaaatagttacATCTCATTGAATTTCTGTTCTGTATAAATTTTGCATTTGTTTGCGCTATTTATTGTCAagttcattttataaaatgcttTTAATCATAATATACTTATTATTTAGCAAATGAAAGAATGTCTTCCAGAATGAAGGTACAAATATCTGTAACATATGGTTTTCGTATATTAAACGTAAGTGTTcgcttatatttattataatgtaacatacttAGTAATTCATAACATATTTTCAGGGTTCATTAATGTTGATCCTGCTATatctatacaaaaataaacctGTAATAATTTTGCCAAAAGGCATGCTGTGGCCAATACAAAGTTTATTAAGCTGGCCTTGTTATCATGAAGATTCAATTTCTTTGATTATGTGGTTAATAATTGCAAGATTAGTTGTAGCTACCTGTAAAAGAAatgatataacataatattatctgtagtactatataaaaattagatgttataagtgataaaataaaaattttttacataaattattattcgctGTGCATAAGTATACATGACAAACAATTTAGCTCTCAAGCTGTCAATGTATAGATAGAAACAActttaaaaatgtacatacaatttttacttcTTCCTTAATGTGCTGTATGAATAATTGTACAATgtttactaaatatattatgtttgtTAAAACATTTAAGTAAAtgtcatatttttaaatagattctATTATAGCGTTGGGactgtaaaatatttgattaggatgataaatttctaagaaatttctaagaaaatttctaatttctttttagaaatttctaaGGTCGCTAAAGCTGAAAATAAGGGTCGTTTTTCACGAAAATAAGGAGTTAAAATTTTCGATCAACTTGTTGACGTTCTCATGGATTCTGATGAAacgttttttaaaatttggtGTTCTTAATCTGTATGGCTTACTCTGTATGCATCTGAAGTAGTAAATTAAGTTTGGGTTACCTTTTATTTTTCGGTTGTCTCACGGCAACTGTTTACGTGAATTTCTAAAGTTGTGTCCTTTGTCAGACAAATATTCATCaggataaatttttaaaatcgttCATATCCGTGAAAAATGACCACTATTCTCGGTTTTACCGATTCAAAATACTCCCGAAACGACACATTTCAACcacaaattttataatccGGATACTATAGTAAATCCTTAATCTATTTTagtaaattatgaatatagtatttattttaaataaggataacaataaattttacaaaaataatagcaaaaaaGTGACTGTATTTCGTGAAAGCTTAAGTAAAgtacataatatgtaataatgaaatatatctgtatataactattaataagtaataatttcttgttttaacaaaatttcattatatgtatatgacaATTAATACATCTATATTCCATATAATGTAGCAACGTTTTATTCATA
Above is a genomic segment from Bombus fervidus isolate BK054 chromosome 4, iyBomFerv1, whole genome shotgun sequence containing:
- the LOC139986246 gene encoding U3 small nucleolar RNA-associated protein 14 homolog A, giving the protein MDLSTNYLEDLDDTDKDVSKSHNKLLEAVSQLDKGQRIKKAERSEPTLEVSEFHLVKSGVFDQDAVHVYDLAKALGKKGHHHEIIRNLQAIKKKVQVLPKPLEKPAADRIKRIVGFKNTKQELKKWNAVITRNRTAESLHFPLNQSSMQFEPSTKFVKRFRLQSDLEKELAALEPQKENLEQKHDEFSLTLKEVIMKRKEAARIRAQQSYREAKAHRQNKIKSKKFHRIQRKEKIKLQLKEFEELQKTNPEAALEKLEQLDRTRAEERMTLRHKNTGKWAKSKQIMAKYDKEARQELAQQLSVGRELTQKLRKSNDSEEEDAGDDTSVQKLLVNDKENPWVGNIKTELEINEFVKSYRKYWDDQNKKLENKLENKQMDNSLKDTQPDGILNDKDTDVDIDFPETQNNEKIQEVGNFSEQTISLVDTSLKDNNSNNKQSLEIDSHNENLTITEFNVENTKNNSHNKITQKSTLDSNKKSNRKIKLHKINSNNVIATSSWIVESIENTNVESVINSLTSNITNSEKITKIFDFMEEKIQDQIKLKLERVTQNYDKVKVKKKRKSRNIEFGEDNFDGLEMQEKKQKPILDLGLDESVDKNNAEADTELEKIKKIRHDNTLSIYKSNTSSKVEIDPNKYINVKPKHLHTDIPNDITGGNDVLDDSEDEEEKRNVVSEAFADDDVIEEFRREKEEEVKKSQPQDIDLTLPGWGSWGGKNIKISGRKKRRFILKVPKDLPRKDENKGDVIIFEEDNPKIKEHQVNELPYPFSSVSDYEASIRMPIGRNFVSENSHRKLIDPSVKTSMGRIIEPMTEDVLVKTGDKRNRKFIPKKITKKQKIRQIKTNKQTIK
- the LOC139986248 gene encoding guided entry of tail-anchored proteins factor 1, which produces MNLLIISTVSCLLEYIFPSLIKYITSRLYAVNKHDIELRNDLINLKQEMIGISMIDEFSKYAKLQRKYNKLESTLKEKANERMSSRMKVQISVTYGFRILNGSLMLILLYLYKNKPVIILPKGMLWPIQSLLSWPCYHEDSISLIMWLIIARLVVATCKRNDIT